CCGATCCGCGCGCCCCTCCGCCACCATCCGCGCCGGCGCCGACCACATCGCATGGCCCGGCGCCTCCGCGGGCAGCGGCGTCAGCACCGGTCGGAGCTGCCCGCCCGCCAACTCGAGCATCGGCCACGGCCATGCATCGCCGGACGCCAGCGGCGCCGCCACCAGCGCCGCACCACCACACGCAAGCCATGGCCGCAGCAGCGCCACCAGCACACGCACGTCCGGCGCGGGCGCGCGCTCGGTGAGCGCGGCATCGAGGATCACCAACCCCGCAGGCAGGCCGTCCCGCCGCTGCAGCGCCCGCGGGGCATCACCGGCCGGCGCGTATCGCACCCCGGCCAGCCCGCGCGGGCCCCAGCGCGCGCTCCCCGAGTCGGCGCGCGCCACCCCCGCCGCGATCGCACACAGCATCGAGCGCGCCAGCGGCAGCGCGCCGGTGATCGCGAGCGCATCGCCCGGCATGAGTTGCAGTGACACGCCCCCCAGCACCGTCACGCGCACGCGACAGCTGCCGACACCGGCGGTGATGACCTTGCGGACGTTGCGCAGCACGAGCTGCGGCGGAGTGACGAGAGGTGACACGGATGCTCCAGTGGCTGGGGGACACCGCCACCATGCCGCCTCGCGTCGCCCCGCGAAAACCGGACGCGCGCACGCCGGTGCATTTCCCTGCGTCGCGGCGCCGTCAGCGCAGCGCCAGCCGCTCCTCGTGCAGCCCCAGGATCGCATCGGCGATCGGGCCCGCGTCGAACCGCACCGGGTCCGTCGCCGGCAGCCGCGTCTCCGCCATCCCGCGCTCGATCGCATCCCGCGCCGCGTCGTCCGAGAGGTCGAAGGTGTTCATCGCGATCGCGATCGTCGGCGCATGCCGCAGTGGCGCCGTGACCGCGTCGTGCAGCGCGATCAGCGACTTGAGCGACGGGATCTTCACCCACTCGTTGTTGCGGATCGCGGTGCGCGAGGGCTGTGTGCAGAGCACCAGCGCGTGCGGCAGCGAACCGTGGATCAGGCCCATCGTCACCCCCGAGTAGCTCGGGTGCAGCAGGCTGCCCTGCCCCTCCACCAGCACGATGTCCGCGTCCTGCGCCGCCTCCAGCACCAGTCGCTCGGCCGCGCCGCCGATGAAGTCGGCCACCACCGCGTCCACCCCGATGCCCTTGCCGTCGATGAAGATGCCCGTCTGGCCCGTGCCCGCGAAGGCCACCCGCGCGCCCCGCGCCGTCAGCGCGTCCCGCACCGCGAGCTGCGTCGTCATCTTGCCGATGTTGCAGTCGCTGCCCACGGTGAGCACCACCGTCGCCGCGATGTCGCGCACCTTGCCGGTGGAAACGGGGAGGTGTGCCGGCGGCTTGCGCACGTCGCGGATCTCCACGCCCCGCGCGCGCGCGATGGCGGCGAACTCCGCATCGTCACCGATGAACGTGTGCAGCCCGCTCCAGATGTGCAGCCCCGCGTCCAGCGCCGCGCGCAGCACCGGCCGCCAGGCGTCGGGCAGCTGCCCGCCCGTGGGCGCAATGCCGATCAGCAGGATGTTCGGGCCCAGCGGCAAGCCGGCCGCGACCGAGTCCACGACCGGAATCGCGCCGCCGAACCCCAGCACCTCCTGCACCGTGCGGCCCGCGCGGGTGGAGTCCAGCACGCCCGCCACCTGCCCGGGCGTGAAGCGGATGCACCCCACGGCGGTCTTGGACGTGTGCGGCCCGAAGGCTCCTTCGGCAAGGATCAGGTAGCGCGGCGTGATCGACATGCCGGAAGCATAAGCAGCACCACAAGCCGCACGGCGGGCCGCAGCGGCACCGGTCCGCGCGCGCCGTCAGTCCACGATGAACAACACGGCGCCGGCCGTCGTCCGGACCGCTGCGGCGGCGTGTCGTACGCCCCCTGGTACCTCATGCCGCGCTTACGCAGCCGACGAGCGTTCCGCCAGCGCGATCAGGTCGGGCAGCGCCCCGGCCGGCACCGTCACGCCGCCTTCCGGCGCCGGCACCCGCAGCACCATCGTCCGGTCCTGCTGCAGCGGCTTGCCGGCCACGCCCTGGTAGATGCGATTCACCAGCACGCGCCGCACCATCACCGTCAGCACCACCAGCAGCGGCACGGCCACCACCAGGCCGATCGGCCCCAGCAGCTGCCCGAAGATCAGCACCGCCATGATGCTCAGCACCGGCGGCAGCTTCACCTGGTTCTGCGTGATCAGCGGCAGCACGAGGTTGCTCTCGATCAGGTGGATCACCGTGCCGAGCACGATGACGCTCGCCACGCGCCACGGCTCGCCATCGCTGGCGAGCACGAAGAGGGCGGGCAGCACCGTGCTCACCAGCGTGCCGAAGAACGGGATGATGGCCACGGCGCCGGTGAAGATCCCGAACGTGAGCCAGTACGGCACCTGCAGCGCCGCGAGGCCGATCGCCGTCAGCGTGGCCAGGATCACCATCCCCAGCAACTGCCCCGTGATCCAGCTCCGCAGGTCGCGGGTGATCTCCAGCAGCACGTCGCGCACCAGCTCGCGCTGCGTCGGCGGGAAGAGCGCGATCAGCCACTCCCGGTAGTCGGCTGGCCGCCGCGCCAGGTAGAGCGACATCACCAGCAGCGCGAAGGCATCGATCGCCACGTGCAGCAGCCCGAACACCTTCGGCAGCAGCCCCTCCATCTGCGCGCTGGCCTGGTCGTACAGCACCTCGAGCGCGGAATGGTCACCTGACTGCAGGTATTCCTTGAGCGGCGGAATGCGGTCGCCCAGCTTCGCGATCTGGCTGTCGAGCCCCGCGATGTAGCGCGGCAGCTCGGCGAGCAGTGCCCGCGTCTGCTCGGTCACGGGCGGCACCAGCAGCGTCACCAGGCCCGCCACCGCCCCCAGCGTGATCACCACCGCGGCCAGCATCGCCAGCGGTGCCGGCAGCCGCAGCCGCACCTCGAACACGTCCGCCACCGCCCGCAGGAACAGCGACAGCAGGATCGCGATGAACAGCAGCAGGAAGATGTTCGCCGTCTTCACCACCAGCAGCAGCAATGCCCCGGTCACGATCGAGCCGAAGAGGATCGGCGCGAACCTGACGCGGGGCATGGCTGTCACGCCGGAACCGCTCACCGCCACACCGTCACGACGCCGGTGCGTTGTCGTCGAGGTGCTCGAAGTCCGCCTCGGTGATCTCGCGCCCTTCGCCGGCGCCCTTCGGCAGCTGCTTCGCCGCCGGCGACGTCCCCGCCGGCAGCATCCCCATCTTCTGCTTCAGCTCCAGCAGGCGCGACTCGGCGCTCATGCCGCCCGCCGCCTTCTCCAGCCGCTTGAAGTCGGCGTGCAGCTTGTCGCCCGAGAACTCCTCCTCGATCTCGGCGCTGGCCGTGAGCCGGCGCTCGTTCATCTCGATCTTCTCCTCCATCCGCGAGAACGCCTCGAAGGCGCTCTTCTCGCTGAGGCCCGACATCGTGCTCTGGATGCGCTGCTGCGCCTCGGCGCGACGCGCGCGCGCCAGGAGCAGGTTCTTCTTGCGCTTCGCCTCCTCGATCTTGTCGTTCAGGTCGCGGAGCAGCGACTTCAGCTTCTCCGTCTCGGCCTGGTGCGACTGCCAGGTGTTCTGCAGCGTGACCGCGTGCTCCTGGTGCTCCGACTGCCGCACCAGCGCCTGCCGGGCGAGGTCGTCGCGGTTCTGCTGGATCGCCAGCATCGCGCGCTGCTCCCACTCGCCGGCCTGCTTGAACTCCGACTCGAACTGGTCACGCAGCCGCTTCTCGTCCGCGATCGCCGCCGCCACCTGCTGCTTCGCCTTCGCGAGCTGCGAGCGCATGTCCAGGATCGACTGCTCGAGGACCTTCTCCGGGTCCTCCGCCTTCGAGATGAGGTCGTTCAGGTTCGCCTTGATCAGCGAGGACAGCCTGTCGAAGAGTCCCATGGGATCAGTGGACCTCGCGGAACGGGGCGAGCTCGCGCACATGCGACGCGAGGGCGAGCGTCATGCTCTCGTAGGCCGCGAGGAACTCGGAGAAGTCGAGGTTCGCCAATTCCAGGGCCTCGGTGAGGATGATGTCGTCGGCGGAGATGCCGTACGCGCCGTGGACGAGGTCGGTCGCGTTGAGTTCGAGCAGGCGACGCGACAACTTCGCCGCCGCGATCGCATCCGACGGCACTGGCATGACGTTCATGCGCAGCAGCAGCACCGGCGGGGTGAGGTGCACCACGACCTGCGCATCCGGGGTGCCGCCGGGGCGGACCACGAACATGCCGGGTTCCACTTCAGAGTAGCTGGCGCCTTCCGCGCCCAGGCGGACGAGGAAGCTTTCCAGATCTTCGCGACTGACCATGAGGTGTCTCGGGTTGGGGCCGCCATTCCGTACGCAGGCGGTGCCGGCATGTTTCGCTCCGACACGCGAAGCTACGGACAGGACGAAAGGGTCGGCAACCGCACCGCCCGCACGCCCCCCCGTCACTGGTCGGTGCGCACCACCACCGACCGGATCACCACCCCGTCCGTGATCACCCGCACCAGGTGCCCGGTCACCACGAAGACATACGTGTCCGCATCCCGGTCCACCGGCCGGCCCAGCCGTGACAGCGCGCTCACGGGCTGTCCGGGGGTGATCCCCGCCAGCGACCACCCCCCCGACGACACGATCCCGACCACCCGCTCGCCTCCCGCGGGGTCAGGCTGGACCAGCAGTCCCACTCCGGCCTCCGCACTCTGGAGCACCCGCCCCTCGGTACCCCCGCTGCCGGCCGCCTCGGCCACCCCCGGCACCACCGTCCGCGCCTCCCGCGGCCGCATCCCGGTGCCCACCCGGCGCAGACCGTCCGGCGAGACGAGCTGGATCGACCGGAAGCCCAGGTTCCCGATCTTGCTGCTGGCGCCACCCGACGGCGCGGACGGCCGCGGAGTCGGCGCGACCGACGGCGCCTGGCCACCGGCCGGCAGCGTGGTGGACCCGCCGTTCCGCGCCGCCATCACGATCCGGCCCGCCTCCTGGCCCCACGGCTGCTGCCCGAACACGTCGCGATACGCCGCCAGCAGCGTCAGCCCGGCCGGCCGGTCGCGCTCGAACAGCGCCCGCGCGTAGTTGAAGCAGACGCGCGTGCTCATCGGCTTCGTCTTGTCGCTCAGGCAGCTCGCGCGCCACGACGTCTCCGTCGGCAGCGAGCCGTCGCCGGTGAGGATGCGCCCGAACACTGCGCGCGCCGAGTCAGCCTGGCCCGCCTGGTAGTAGGCCACGCCAAGCGTGTTCAGCACCGAGGCATCCCCAGATGCCAGCTGTGCGGCGCGACGTGCCCGCTGCAGCGCGCGCGCCCCGTTCCCGGTGTACGCATCGAGCAGGGCCAGGTTCGAGAGGCTGGCCGGACGGTTCTCCACGTCGCGCATCGACTCGAGCGCGGTGCGTGCCCGTGCCAGCAGGGCGGGATCACCGGTGTTGTCGCCCCGCAGCCCCTCCACGAAGCGCGTGCGCACCACTCCCACGGTGGGACGCACGCCCAGCGCGCCCACCGGCACCGAGGCCAGCCACTGCGTGAGCAGCGCCGCCGCCATCGCCTCATCCACGAACGGCGTGCCGGGCAGCGCGCGGCGCACCGAGTCGAGCATCGCGATGCCGCGATCCACCTCGATGTTCGCGCTGATCAGCCCGATCGCACTGTCGTAGCGATCCTGCTCCTCCAGCATCCCGGCCCACATGCGCAGGTACAGCGCCGCACGCCGCACCGACGACGGGTGCGTGCTCAGGACCCGCTCGCCCCAGAACGCGTTCTCGCCCGAGGCGCGCTCCTCGGCGGCGTCCAGTTCCCACAGGCGCACCATCTCGCCCGCGTCGCTGAACACACTGTTCCTGCGCGTCGCGAACATGAGGTACGCCGCCAGCGAGTCGGCCGACAGTTCCTTGCCCTGCGAGTACGAGCGGCACGCGATCACGCCCGGTGCCGCCACCCGCGTGCCCTCGACCCCGCCGCCCGCCGCGTCGCCGCCTGCGGCGAGGCGATCGCTGCCGCGGCAGTTGCGATCCTGCGCGTGCCGGAGCAGCAGGTGCGACATCTCGTGTGCGATGACGGTCGAGAGGAACACGTCGCCGAGTTCGGAGGCCGTCCGGCCCGAGCGCGGGGCCGCCTGTGCCGCGCGACGGTCGAGCGCCTCGATCATCCCCGTGTACACGACGATCAGGTGATAGCCGTTGTCGGGCCACCCGGTGGCGAAGGCGTTCTCCTCGTTCTTGTTGAGCACCAGGAACCGCGTCGACGCGCCGACGTCGCGTGCCGCGGCCGCGAGCGGCTTGAGCAGCCGCGCCACCCGCAGCGCCCGCGGCGTCTTCACCTCGCAGTTCGCCTTCTGGAAGTCCGCCTGTTCGCGCAGCATCTGGCGCACCTGGGGCTCGAAGCTGCTTGCCACGGACTGCTCGGGCAGCGCCGGCACGGGGTCGCAGGGGGCCTGGGCCGCGAGCGGCGACCGGGCGGCGGCAGCGGCCAGCAGGCCGGCAAGGACGAGGGCGCGGCGGATGCCGGATTCGGAGGGCGTAGGCATGGCGGGAGTCTAGGGCGAAGCGAGGTCGGCAGCCATCACCGGTCCGGGTGACCCCGGCGGCACATCCCCGGGTGGCCGGTGTCGCGGGGACGTCTGCCGGGATGGACACGTCACGACGGGATTCGTGTCCATCTCCCCAGGTGCGCCGCAGAGGTCACCCGAACGGGTCAATTGTCCCGGGACGGGCCCGGCCGTATTGCTTGATCGGCGCGCCTGCCTGCCCACTGCACCCCGCGCCCGCCTCCCCCGTCCGACTGCCGCCCCATGCCTGCCCTGCGCCTCCCGCACGTCGCACCGTCCGCCCTCCGCCTGCGCCGGCTGCTGACGGCCGCCATCACCTTCGCCGCCGGCGCCGCGATCGTGGCGCCGCTGCAGGCCCAGGTGCGGCGCGCGCTCATCGTGGGCATCAACGACTACGAGGCATTCCTGCCACCCACCGCCGCGCGCACCGCGGTCGCCAGCCAGGCGCGGCGCACACCGGCACCACGCGAGGCAGGCGCGCGCGGCACGATCAGCAACCTCGAGGGAAGCGCGAACGACGCACAGGCCGTCGCGCAGGTCGTCACCGCGCGCTTCGGCTTCCGTCGCACCGACGTGCGCCTCCTGATCGACCGCCAGGCCACGCGCCGCGCCATCATCGACTCGCTCACCGCCATGCTGGCGCGCTCGAAGCCCGGCGACGTGGCCTTCTTCTCGTACGCCGGCCACGGTGCACTGCGCCGCAACACCCTCACGCCGGGCAAGCAGGTGGACCAGACGCTGGTGCCGGTGGATGCCAACGCCGGCGCCGAGGACATCCGCGACAAGGAGCTGGCCGCGATCCTCGCGCCGGCGGCCGCACGCGGCGTGATCGTGACGGCGGTGATCGACGCATGCAACTCGGGCTCCATCACCCGCGGTGGCGTGCCCTCGCTGCTGCGCGAGCGTTGGGCGGCGATCGACGAGCGCGACAAGGCGGAGCGTTACACGGGCGACTTCCCGGCCGAGAAGGGCGCGCTGATCATCGCCGCCGCCGAGGACACGCGGCCGGCGAAGGAAGGGATGGACGAGAACGGGACGCGGCACGGGCTGTTCACGGCGGCGTTCCTGCAGGCGCTGCTCTCGAACTCCGTCAACGCCAGCGCACGCACGATCTTCCAGAGCACCAAGGCGATCATGCAGGGGCGCGCCCCGGACCAGGTGCCGAGCATCGATGCGCAAGCCAGCCGGCTGCGGCAGCCGCTGTTCGGGGGTGCCGGCAGCGAGGGCGCGACGCGCACCACGGTCGCGATCACGCAGCTGCGGGGCGAGCAGGCGGAACTCGACGGCGGACTCGCCCTCGGCCTGCGGCCCGGCACCGAGCTCGCGCGACTCGTGCGCGGCGTGCCCGACACCACCTTCATCATCCGCGTCGAGCGCAACACGAGCATCGCGCGCAGCCTGGCCTCGATCGTGAAGGGCAGCGAGGACAGCCTGAAGATCGGTGACCTGTACACGATCACCCGCTGGGTGGCCGCCGACGAACCGCTGCTGCGCGTGTGGGTGCCGTCGCCACTCGCCTCCGATGCGGTGCGCGATGCGGCGGTAGCCGAGGCCCGCCTGCTGAAGGCGAGCACGCAGGTCACCTGGGTGGACGACCCCACGCGCCTGCCGTCGTCCACGCAGCCGCTGGTGACGGTCGCGTTCGAGGAGGGCTGGTGGACGCTGCGCACCGGCCGCGAACTGCCCGCCAAGATCGGTGCCACGCTGCAGGCGAACCGCGTGCTCTCGGCCATCGGGCAGCTTGGCGTGAAGAACGCGGCCGTGTGGCTGTCGATCCCGCCCACGCGCGCGCTGGACCAGGCGCTGGCGATCGGCGGCGCGCAGCAGGCGGCCGGCATCACGCGCGAGGGGGCGCCGGAGGGCGCGTTCTACGTGCTCGCGGGCCGCGTCACCGACGCGGGCGTGTCGTATGCGTGGGTGCGCAGCAACGCCGCGGCGGCCGACACCGCGTACAGCGCGTTCCCGCCGCGCAGCAACTGGTTCCCCGTGAGCACCGCCCCGAGTGCGATGGCGGCCGCCGATTCGCTGCGCATGCGCGCCGAGGCGCTGGGCCGCGTGCGCACCTGGCTCACCATCGCGACACCGCCGGACGAGGGCCAGTTCCCGTACCGGCTGGTGGTGGTGGACAGCGCGTCGCAGCGGCCGGTCACGGCCGATTCGCTGGCCAGCGGCACCGTGATCCAGCTGCGCCTCGATGCCGACACCGCGCGACTGGCCGCCGCGGCGACACGCGCGCCCCGCTTCGTCTACGTCTTCGACATCGACAGCAAGGGCAAGGCGACCCTGCTCTTCCCCGCCGACGGCACCAATGCCAGCAACCGCGTGCCGTACTTCATGGGGAACCGGGAGGTGTGGCCCGAGGCCATCCCGGTCACCGATGCCGGCGGCCGGGTCGCCTCCTTCGGGGCCACCGACATCGGGGTCGAATCGCTGCTGATGGTGACGTCGGAGCAGGAGCTGCCGCGCGACGTGTTCGAGTGGGACGCGGTGGTGGCGGCGGAGATGACCCGGGGCGGCAACGACTCGGCGCTGGGGAGCCTGCTGCGGAGCCGGATCGGCGGCACCCGCGGGCTGGGGGCGCGGAACGGCTCGGCGCCGGCCACCTGGTCGCTGCAGCGGGTGCAGGTGCGGGTGGTGCCGGCGGCGCGCTGAGGGCCGGCGGCCCGGACCGCTGGCGGAGACGGGGGGAATGATCGATCGTCATTCCGTGTCTGTTGCCGGTGTCGGGTCGCGGCGGCCGGGACGTCCCGGTGGTCAGAGGTTGGAAGTATCCAGATGCCGGCGTCCGGTGACGCCAACGAGGATCGAGTCATGGGTGAGTCGCTGCTGCAGGATTCAGGGAGGCGCCGCCGCGTGGCGTCCCGGGTGCGCGCGGCGGCGCTCGCCGTGCTGGCCACGCTGTCTGTCACCGCGCTGCATGCGCAGGGCGGCCGGCGCGGGCTCGAGCAGCGCAACGCCGCCGGCAGCGGCCCGGCCGGATTCGGCACCTATCACGCCGTCATCTTCGCCGTCGGCATCCAGCAGCCCAGCAGTGGGCTGCCGTCACTGCGGTATCCGCTGAAGGAAGCCGACTCGCTCCGCGCCGTGATCACGCGCGAGTACACGTTCGACGAGCGCAACGTGCAGGTGGTGAAGAACCCCACCCGCGAGGCGATCCTCGACACGCTCGAGGTGCTCGCGCGGCGCCTGGGCCCAGACGACAACCTGCTGGTGGTCTACAGCGGCCATGGTGGCTTCGACGAGGGGGGGCGCGAGGGCTACTGGCTGGCCGCGGATGCCGCGAACGCCCGGCCCAGCACCTGGATCCCGAACGAGTCGGTGCGGACCTGGCTGCGCAAGCTCAAGGCGCGCTCGGTGCTGCTGGTGACCGATGCCTGCTTCAGCGGCTCGCTCAACCGCAGCAACGACGACCGCGTGGACCTGGGCAGCGACAGCCAGCGGATGATGGCCGGTGCGCTGATGTACGCACGTCGCACCAGCCGGCAGGCGATGACGGCCGGCACCGCGAAGGAGACGGTGCCGCAGGTGAGCATCTTCTCGATGGAGATCGTGGCCGCACTCAAGGCCCGGCGCGCGCCGGTGTTCCTCGCGCAGCAGCTCGCCTCCGAGATCAATCCCCGTGTCGCAGCCGTCGCGCACACCACGCCGACCTTCAGCGCCGTGCCCGGCATCGAGAGCGACCAGGGCGACTTCGTGTTCGTGCGACGCCAGTCCGCGGCCAGCGCGGCCGCGGCGGTTGCTCCCGCCGCACCGCTGCCGGTGGCAGCGCAGGGTAGCATGCAGCGCGGCGGCGCGCAGCCCGTGAGCGACCTGCCCGCGGCGAACACGCGGCCCGTGAACACCTCCGGCACCACGGGGGCGCCGGTCCGTCCGTCGGCCGGCAGCACCGTGCCCGCGGCGACGACGTCGTCGAAGGTGGGGAACCTCGGCAGTGCCGCGCCGCCGTCCACGGCACCAGCGGCAGTGCCTGCGGCCGCACCGCGCGCGGCACCGGGCTGCGAGGGCGGCGTGGCGTCGGGGTGCATCACGCAGGCGCTGAACCTCGAGTACAGCCGCAACGGCGTGGCGCAGAACGTACCACGCGCCGTCGGTCTCTATCGCCTGGCCTGTGACGCGCGCGACCCGGAGGGATGCATGCACCTCGGGCGCATGTACGACTCCCGCCACGAGGGCCTCTCGATGGACCGGGGCAAGGCCCGCCAGCTCTTCACCCAGTCCTGTGACGCCGGCTCCGCCGCAGCATGCACCTACATCGGCATCGCGACCGCGAAGGGCGAGACGGGCAGCGTGGACGCCGCCCGCGCGGCGCAGCTGTTCGCCAAGGCCTGCGACGGCGGGCACCTGCAGGGCTGCGGCCTCCTGGGCGTGGCGTACTTCAATGGCACCGGCGCGCCGCAGAACGATTCCCGCGCCGCCGCGCTGCTGCTGCGCGCCTGCACCGCCAACGAGACCGTGGCCTGCAACGCGCTGGGCACCATGCAGGCGCAGGGGCGCGGCGGGCTGGCGCGTGACTCCGTGAAGGCGGTCGGCTATTGGCGCCAGGGGTGCACCACAGCTCCGTCGATCGCGGAATCGTGCGCCAGCCTGGGCCGGGCCTACCTGCGCGGCGGCGGCGTGGCGCGCGACGACGGCCGCGCCGTGCAGTACCTCAGCCAGGCCTGCGAAGGCGGGTACGCGGCCGGCTGCACCGCACTCGCCGCGGCGTACGAGGCTGGCACCAGCGTGACGGTGAAGAGCGCCACCCGCGCCTTCGAGTTCTACAAGCGCGGCTGCGACGGCGGCGACGCCACCGGCTGCGAGTGGGTCAAGGCGCACCCGCAGGCGGCACCCGCACCGCCGAAGTGACGACGGCGCGCCGCACGTTGCGTGCGGCGATGCCCTCGCTCCACGGCTCGGCCAGCGCGCGCAGCACCGACTTCGCGATCACGGGATGCATCGGTCCCGTGCGCGAAAGCAGGCGCGCCAGCAGCGCACTCATCACGGGCGCGGCATAGCTGCTGCCGGTGACGGTCTTCGTGCCGCCGCCGCTCCACGCCACCGGCACCTCCTGCCCTCCGGTCGCGAACTCCACCAGGTGGTCCGGCAGGTGATGGAACACCCCCGGCACCGTGCGCGCCATGTTCACCGCCACCACCGTCGGGAAGTGGGCGGGCCACTCGCGGCGGTCGATGTCGACGTTCGAGCAGGCCGACACGACATGCACCTGCCGGAGGTACGCCTCATCCACCCACTCCTTGAACGACAGCACGTACGTCGCCTCGCCGCGGCAGCCGAAGCTGCAGTTCAGCACATGGTAGCCGCGGTCCATCGCCAGCCGCACGCCGGCGGCGATGATCGCGCTGCGACTGGCCAGGTCCGCACCGAGCACGCGGAAGCTGCCGAGCACCGCCCGGGGCGCCAGCGCGTGGATGATGCCGGCGATCGCCGTCCCGTGCCCGTACGCATCCTCGCCAGCGCCGTCGCGCACGCGCACACGGGGACCGTCCCCCTCGAGGATGACGTCGTCGGCGAGCACGACGCCCTGCAGCGCGGGATGGGCCGACTCGATGCCGGTGTCGAGCACCGCGACGCGAATGCCCGCGCCATCCCCGTCGCGCAGGCCGGCGCGCGGGATGGCGAGGTTCAGCACGTCGGCGCGGCCGCGGGCGTCAGGCACCGTGCAGCCCCAGCACGCCGTCCAGCAGCACGAGGTCCAGCAGGCGGCCGGCCGTGTGCACGTCGCGCTCCAGCCGCTCCAGGTGCTCCGCCGCGAAGCCGCGCGGTGCACCTTCGCGCGTGAACAGCACGCACGACACCACCCCGCGCACGGCGCCGCCGAACGCCAGCGGCACCGCCAGCATCGCCGCGGTGCGCACGCCGAGCAGCGTGTCGAGCGTGCCGTCGCGCTGTGCACTGGCCTCGATCCCGTTCTCGCAGAACGACTGCTCGGTGACGGCGACCATGCCGATGATGCCCTGGCTCACGGGCTGCTGGAACAGGTCCACCAGGCGGTCGGCGTGCGGGCCGGTGTTGATCGCAGGCACCAGGGCGGCACCGCGCAGCAGCCAGACCGTGCCCTCGTCGGCACCGCAGCGCCCGATCGCATCGACCAGCAGCTCGCGGGCGAGTCGCGGCTCGTCGCCGCGCAGCCACGGCCCGGTGATCATCGCGCCGCGCTCCCGCGCACGCTGCATCACC
This genomic interval from Gemmatimonadaceae bacterium contains the following:
- a CDS encoding GAF domain-containing protein, with amino-acid sequence MTHRFRPDPELHAFAPVVMQRARERGAMITGPWLRGDEPRLARELLVDAIGRCGADEGTVWLLRGAALVPAINTGPHADRLVDLFQQPVSQGIIGMVAVTEQSFCENGIEASAQRDGTLDTLLGVRTAAMLAVPLAFGGAVRGVVSCVLFTREGAPRGFAAEHLERLERDVHTAGRLLDLVLLDGVLGLHGA
- a CDS encoding S8 family serine peptidase; translation: MPDARGRADVLNLAIPRAGLRDGDGAGIRVAVLDTGIESAHPALQGVVLADDVILEGDGPRVRVRDGAGEDAYGHGTAIAGIIHALAPRAVLGSFRVLGADLASRSAIIAAGVRLAMDRGYHVLNCSFGCRGEATYVLSFKEWVDEAYLRQVHVVSACSNVDIDRREWPAHFPTVVAVNMARTVPGVFHHLPDHLVEFATGGQEVPVAWSGGGTKTVTGSSYAAPVMSALLARLLSRTGPMHPVIAKSVLRALAEPWSEGIAARNVRRAVVTSAVRVPPAGAP
- a CDS encoding SEL1-like repeat protein produces the protein MPASGDANEDRVMGESLLQDSGRRRRVASRVRAAALAVLATLSVTALHAQGGRRGLEQRNAAGSGPAGFGTYHAVIFAVGIQQPSSGLPSLRYPLKEADSLRAVITREYTFDERNVQVVKNPTREAILDTLEVLARRLGPDDNLLVVYSGHGGFDEGGREGYWLAADAANARPSTWIPNESVRTWLRKLKARSVLLVTDACFSGSLNRSNDDRVDLGSDSQRMMAGALMYARRTSRQAMTAGTAKETVPQVSIFSMEIVAALKARRAPVFLAQQLASEINPRVAAVAHTTPTFSAVPGIESDQGDFVFVRRQSAASAAAAVAPAAPLPVAAQGSMQRGGAQPVSDLPAANTRPVNTSGTTGAPVRPSAGSTVPAATTSSKVGNLGSAAPPSTAPAAVPAAAPRAAPGCEGGVASGCITQALNLEYSRNGVAQNVPRAVGLYRLACDARDPEGCMHLGRMYDSRHEGLSMDRGKARQLFTQSCDAGSAAACTYIGIATAKGETGSVDAARAAQLFAKACDGGHLQGCGLLGVAYFNGTGAPQNDSRAAALLLRACTANETVACNALGTMQAQGRGGLARDSVKAVGYWRQGCTTAPSIAESCASLGRAYLRGGGVARDDGRAVQYLSQACEGGYAAGCTALAAAYEAGTSVTVKSATRAFEFYKRGCDGGDATGCEWVKAHPQAAPAPPK